From a single Raphanus sativus cultivar WK10039 chromosome 3, ASM80110v3, whole genome shotgun sequence genomic region:
- the LOC108847086 gene encoding 40S ribosomal protein S3-2 has product MATQISKKRKFVADGVFYAELNEVLTRELAEDGYSGVEVRVTPMRTEIIIRATRTQNVLGEKGRRIRELTSLVQKRFRFPQDSVELYAEKVTNRGLCAIAQAESLRYKLLGGLAVRRACYGVLRFVMESGAKGCEVIVSGKLRAARAKSMKFKDGYMVSSGQPTKDYIDSAVRHVLLRQGVLGIKVKVMLDWDPKGINGPKTPLPDVVIIHTPKEDDVNSAPAQVTAPAALAPEAPLTAVDYPEMIPVA; this is encoded by the exons ATGGCGACTCAAATTAGCAAGAAGAGAAAG TTTGTAGCTGACGGTGTGTTCTACGCCGAGTTGAACGAGGTTCTAACCAGAGAGCTTGCTGAAGATGGTTACTCTGGTGTGGAAGTTAGGGTTACTCCAATGAGGACTGAGATTATCATCAGAGCCACACGTACTCAAAATGTTCTCG GTGAGAAGGGGAGGAGGATCAGAGAGTTGACATCTCTTGTCCAGAAGAGATTCAGGTTTCCTCAAGACAGTGTTGAGCTTTACGCTGAGAAGGTTACTAACAGAGGTCTGTGCGCTATTGCTCAGGCCGAGTCTCTCCGTTACAAGCTCCTCGGTGGACTTGCCGTTCGCAG GGCTTGCTATGGTGTCTTGAGATTCGTCATGGAAAGTGGTGCTAAAGGATGTGAG GTGATTGTGAGTGGAAAGCTTCGTGCAGCACGTGCCAAGTCCATGAAATTCAAGGACGGTTACATGGTTTCCTCTGGTCAGCCAACCAAGGATTACATCGACTCTGCTGTCAGACATGTTCTGCTTAGACAG GGTGTTCTCGGAATCAAGGTGAAGGTCATGCTTGACTGGGACCCTAAGGGAATAAATGGACCAAAGACACCATTGCCTGATGTTGTCATCATCCATACCCCCAAGGAGGATGATGTCAACTCTGCTCCTGCTCAGGTTACTGCTCCGGCTGCCCTTGCACCGGAAGCTCCCCTCACAGCAGTAGACTACCCTGAGATGATCCCAGTCGCCTAG
- the LOC108847083 gene encoding E3 ubiquitin-protein ligase SINA-like 2: MVRDTNAEQVLAGEASSSRPKRQRLSSPVEEEAEGGENVGEVTATVAAGDDEVTTTEVRSGMLMDLDLLDCPVCCHPLTNPIFQCDNGHIACSDCCTNLRNKCPSCTLPIGIHRCRIMERVVEATMVPCPNAKHGCTDKFPYGEELDHEKECSFALCYCPAPDCNYAGLCNDLYRHYHANHRGCCETFTCGFNGDAWMHISDKILVLQEGRGGPLVAVQCFEEEQGVNVTVNCIAPFAPGVSEFSYQLSYYSHGGKTMSFGLFEMDRIQKVSFETPEKDFMCVPRYFLDGRESLKMKICIRRRD, from the exons ATGGTGAGAGATACGAACGCCGAACAAGTCCTCGCCGGAGAAGCGTCGAGTAGCCGCCCGAAAAGGCAGCGACTCTCCTCCCCTGtcgaagaagaagcagaaggcGGCGAGAATGTTGGAGAAGTAACGGCGACAGTAGCCGCCGGTGACGACGAGGTTACAACAACGGAGGTACGATCAGGAATGCTGATGGATCTGGATCTTCTCGACTGTCCTGTTTGTTGCCACCCACTGACAAATCCTATCTTTCAG TGTGACAATGGACATATAGCTTGCTCTGATTGCTGTACCAACCTGAGGAACAAATGCCCTTCCTGCACTTTGCCCATTGGTATCCACCGATGCAGAATCATGGAGAGAGTTGTGGAAGCAACCATGGTCCCATGCCCTAACGCAAAACATGGCTGCACCGACAAGTTCCCTTACGGCGAAGAGTTGGACCATGAGAAGGAATGCAGTTTCGCTCTATGCTACTGTCCTGCACCAGACTGCAACTACGCTGGTCTGTGCAATGATCTCTACCGTCACTACCATGCTAACCACCGTGGCTGTTGTGAAACTTTCACATGTGGCTTTAACGGGGACGCGTGGATGCACATCAGTGATAAGATTTTAGTTCTTCAGGAAGGTAGAGGAGGTCCGTTGGTTGCGGTTCAGTGTTTCGAGGAGGAACAAGGAGTGAATGTGACTGTGAACTGTATAGCACCTTTTGCTCCTGGAGTTTCAGAGTTCTCCTATCAACTCTCTTATTACTCGCACGGAGGTAAAACAATGTCGTTTGGATTGTTTGAGATGGATAGGATTCAGAAAGTGAGCTTCGAAACTCCTGAGAAGGACTTCATGTGTGTTCCTCGCTATTTCTTGGATGGACGGGAAAGTTTGAAGATGAAAATTTGCATCCGCAGGCGAGACTAA